The following coding sequences are from one Collimonas arenae window:
- a CDS encoding DNA-directed RNA polymerase subunit alpha, protein MQNSLLKPRIIEVEALGAGHAKVVMEPFERGYGHTLGNALRRVLLSSMVGYAPTEVTIAGVVHEYSSLDGVQEDVVDILLNLKGVVFKLHNRDEVTLTLKKDGEGAVLASDIDLPHDVELVNPEHVIAHLTAGGALDMQIKVEKGRGYVPGNVRRLTEDANKTIGRIILDASFSPVRRVSYAVESARVEQRTDLDKLVINIETNGVITPEEAIRQSARVLVDQLNVFAALEGTEAAAEAPSRAPQVDPILLRPVDDLELTVRSANCLKAENIYYIGDLIQRSENELLKTPNLGRKSLNEIKEVLASRGLTLGMKLENWPPAGLEK, encoded by the coding sequence ATGCAAAACAGCTTGTTGAAGCCACGTATTATCGAAGTAGAAGCACTGGGTGCCGGCCACGCTAAAGTCGTGATGGAACCGTTTGAACGTGGCTACGGCCACACGCTGGGCAACGCATTGCGCCGCGTCCTGCTGTCATCGATGGTTGGCTATGCGCCGACTGAAGTGACCATCGCCGGTGTGGTTCATGAATACTCGTCACTCGACGGCGTGCAGGAAGACGTAGTTGATATCCTGTTGAACCTGAAGGGCGTTGTGTTCAAGTTGCATAACCGCGACGAAGTAACACTGACATTGAAAAAAGATGGCGAAGGCGCCGTGTTGGCTTCCGACATCGATCTGCCGCATGACGTAGAACTGGTGAACCCCGAGCACGTGATTGCCCACCTGACCGCCGGCGGCGCGTTGGATATGCAGATCAAGGTTGAAAAAGGCCGTGGCTATGTGCCGGGCAACGTGCGTCGTCTGACTGAAGATGCCAACAAGACCATCGGTCGCATCATCCTGGACGCATCGTTCTCGCCAGTGCGCCGTGTTTCCTACGCTGTTGAATCGGCGCGTGTGGAGCAGCGTACCGACCTGGACAAACTGGTCATCAACATTGAAACCAATGGCGTGATCACTCCGGAAGAAGCGATTCGCCAATCGGCGCGCGTGCTGGTTGATCAACTGAATGTGTTCGCGGCACTGGAAGGCACTGAAGCTGCTGCTGAAGCGCCATCCCGCGCACCGCAAGTCGATCCTATCCTGTTGCGTCCAGTCGATGATCTGGAACTGACAGTACGTTCGGCGAACTGCCTGAAAGCAGAAAACATTTACTACATTGGCGATCTGATCCAGCGTAGCGAAAATGAACTGCTGAAGACGCCAAACCTGGGCCGCAAGTCCTTGAACGAAATCAAGGAAGTTCTGGCATCCCGTGGTTTGACACTGGGCATGAAGCTGGAAAACTGGCCGCCTGCAGGCCTGGAAAAGTAA
- the rplQ gene encoding 50S ribosomal protein L17 — protein MRHRHGLRKLNRTSSHRLAMLRNMTVSLLRHEAIKTTLPKAKELRRVIEPILTLGKTDTLANKRLAFARLRDREMVLKLFAELGPRYATRNGGYLRILKMGFRVGDNAPMAYVELVDRPEISDAAEVPTAD, from the coding sequence ATGCGTCACCGTCACGGCCTCCGTAAATTAAATCGTACTTCTTCCCACCGTCTGGCCATGTTGCGCAACATGACTGTTTCGCTGCTGCGTCACGAAGCAATCAAGACCACATTGCCAAAGGCAAAAGAACTGCGCCGCGTGATCGAACCGATCCTGACACTGGGCAAGACCGACACCCTGGCAAACAAGCGCCTGGCATTTGCTCGCCTGCGCGACCGTGAAATGGTCCTGAAGCTGTTCGCTGAACTGGGTCCACGCTACGCTACCCGTAACGGCGGCTACCTGCGCATCCTGAAAATGGGTTTCCGCGTTGGCGATAACGCGCCTATGGCCTATGTTGAGCTGGTTGACCGTCCGGAAATCAGCGACGCTGCTGAAGTACCGACAGCGGACTAA
- the cutA gene encoding divalent-cation tolerance protein CutA — MKSQALPGFFVICTFRGLAACGLVKQLNVRNQGGASTMSEALLILTNLPGLAEAEALARDLVERKFAACVNILPVVQSVYRWQGMVKQANEVTLLIKTAANRYAELEAAIKAAHPYALPEIVAIPIAAGLPAYLNWITAETQKDVNV, encoded by the coding sequence ATGAAAAGCCAGGCCTTGCCTGGCTTTTTTGTTATCTGTACGTTTCGCGGACTTGCTGCTTGCGGCCTGGTGAAGCAGCTTAATGTAAGGAATCAGGGAGGAGCGTCGACTATGTCGGAAGCGTTGCTTATACTCACCAACTTGCCCGGGCTGGCTGAAGCAGAAGCCTTGGCGCGGGACCTGGTTGAACGCAAATTTGCCGCTTGTGTCAATATCTTGCCTGTCGTGCAGTCGGTGTATCGCTGGCAAGGAATGGTGAAGCAGGCCAACGAGGTTACGTTGCTGATCAAGACTGCTGCGAACCGCTATGCCGAGCTGGAAGCTGCGATCAAAGCAGCTCATCCCTACGCGCTCCCGGAAATTGTTGCGATACCGATTGCGGCCGGCTTACCGGCCTACCTGAACTGGATTACCGCTGAAACTCAAAAGGATGTGAATGTTTAA
- a CDS encoding peroxiredoxin produces the protein MTLRLGDVAPDFEQDSSLGKIGFYDWAGDSWVVLFSHPADFTPVCTTELGLTSKLKSQFEQRGVKVIALSVDPADKHQEWIKDINETQNTVVGFPIIADADRKVSELYDLIHPNASATATVRSLFVIDPAKKVRLIITYPASTGRNFDEILRVIDSLQLTDNYSVATPGNWKDGEDVVIVPSLQDPEVLKQKFPKGYKAIRPYLRLTPQPNRD, from the coding sequence ATGACTTTACGCCTTGGCGACGTTGCCCCCGATTTCGAGCAAGATTCTTCACTCGGGAAAATCGGGTTTTACGATTGGGCCGGCGATTCATGGGTGGTGTTGTTTTCGCATCCAGCCGACTTCACGCCGGTCTGCACTACCGAACTCGGTTTGACTTCCAAATTGAAATCGCAATTCGAGCAGCGCGGCGTCAAGGTGATCGCGCTCTCCGTGGATCCTGCCGACAAGCACCAGGAATGGATCAAGGATATCAACGAAACACAAAACACCGTGGTTGGTTTCCCGATCATTGCCGATGCCGACCGCAAGGTATCTGAACTGTATGACCTGATCCATCCGAATGCCAGTGCAACTGCCACCGTGCGTTCGCTGTTCGTCATTGATCCGGCCAAGAAGGTGCGTCTGATCATCACGTATCCGGCCAGCACCGGCCGCAACTTCGATGAAATCCTGCGTGTCATCGACTCGTTGCAACTGACCGATAATTATTCGGTAGCGACGCCGGGCAACTGGAAAGACGGTGAAGATGTCGTCATCGTTCCGTCGCTGCAGGACCCCGAAGTTCTCAAACAGAAATTCCCAAAAGGTTACAAGGCGATCCGTCCATATTTGCGGCTGACGCCGCAACCAAATCGTGACTGA
- a CDS encoding magnesium transporter CorA family protein: MDIFLISENQVKQSNEIPDAIPLKGFLWIDATHEEVAADPEAWRNAITQATGTQIYDPHMTDALNPNHPSYFDSTQDYGMVVFRKLMLNGSGNGNGNVSDTGVQSASTKGDAPTADATDTDTGKRRIPAALSKLATQPVTFLIMDHALITVHERYSRTIDAARTRLLDHCNKPEKAPHPTRLPASPEDLLLRLINAMVDQYLDLRQPLTTQLDRWQRALLDPRRPFKDWMALLDARIELRKLENLCEEQHDAMQELRDYFVDLNDGIEISRANDLLLVRINDVMEHITRVLNHARRLESSIESAVQIHFSAVAHRTNEIMRTLTVITALFMPLTLITGIFGMNFEVMPLLKNALGFWLTIGSMALVIVVMLVFFQRRRYLESQALDRR; this comes from the coding sequence ATGGACATCTTTCTCATCAGTGAAAACCAGGTCAAGCAAAGCAATGAAATCCCGGACGCCATTCCGCTGAAAGGGTTTCTCTGGATCGACGCCACGCACGAAGAAGTGGCAGCCGATCCGGAGGCCTGGCGCAATGCCATCACCCAGGCAACCGGCACTCAAATCTACGATCCGCACATGACGGATGCCCTCAACCCCAACCATCCGTCGTATTTCGACTCGACCCAGGATTACGGGATGGTGGTGTTTCGAAAGCTGATGCTGAATGGCAGCGGAAACGGGAACGGCAATGTATCGGATACCGGCGTTCAGTCTGCCAGCACGAAAGGCGATGCGCCAACCGCCGATGCAACGGACACCGATACCGGCAAGCGCCGCATCCCGGCCGCGCTGAGCAAGCTGGCCACGCAGCCGGTGACATTCCTGATCATGGACCATGCACTGATCACCGTGCATGAACGTTACAGCCGCACCATCGATGCGGCACGCACGCGCCTGCTCGACCATTGCAACAAACCTGAAAAAGCGCCGCATCCGACGCGCCTGCCGGCCTCGCCGGAAGACCTGCTGCTGCGCCTGATCAACGCCATGGTCGACCAGTACCTGGATTTGCGCCAACCGTTGACGACGCAGCTCGACCGTTGGCAGCGCGCCCTGCTTGACCCACGCAGGCCGTTCAAGGACTGGATGGCGCTGCTGGATGCACGGATCGAATTGCGCAAGCTGGAAAACCTGTGTGAGGAGCAGCACGATGCAATGCAGGAGCTGCGTGACTACTTTGTCGACCTCAACGACGGTATCGAAATCAGTCGCGCCAACGACTTACTGCTGGTACGCATCAACGACGTGATGGAGCACATCACGCGCGTGCTGAATCATGCGCGCCGGCTGGAATCATCGATTGAATCGGCGGTGCAGATCCACTTCTCGGCGGTGGCCCATCGCACTAATGAAATCATGCGCACCTTAACCGTCATCACGGCATTGTTCATGCCACTGACCTTGATCACCGGGATCTTCGGCATGAATTTCGAAGTCATGCCCTTGCTCAAGAACGCGCTCGGCTTCTGGCTGACAATAGGCAGCATGGCACTCGTGATCGTCGTCATGCTGGTGTTCTTCCAGCGCCGCCGCTACCTGGAAAGCCAGGCGCTGGACCGGCGTTGA
- the hemB gene encoding porphobilinogen synthase, translating to MPLSQKTAQFPAIRMRRMRKDAFSRAMMRENTITCADLIYPVFILDGKNQREKVSSMPGVERLSIDLLLHVAEECVALGIPVIALFPVINPSLKTPDGIEATNPQGLVPRAVRELKQRFPELGILTDVALDPYTSHGQDGVLNADGYVLNDETCAILVKQALVQAEAGVDIVAPSDMMDGRIGAIRTALESHHHIYTRIMAYSAKYASAFYGPFRDAVGSSATLGKSNKNTYQMDPANSDEALHEVALDLAEGADMVMVKPGMPYLDIVRRVKDEFKVPTFAYQVSGEYAMLKAAAQNGWLDHDKTMMEAMLAFKRAGADGVLTYFALDIARHLKKG from the coding sequence ATGCCACTCTCTCAGAAAACTGCTCAATTCCCAGCTATCCGCATGCGCCGCATGCGCAAGGATGCTTTTTCGCGCGCCATGATGCGGGAAAATACCATCACCTGCGCCGACCTGATCTATCCTGTATTTATCCTGGACGGCAAGAACCAGCGCGAAAAAGTCAGCTCGATGCCTGGCGTTGAACGCCTCTCGATAGACTTGCTGCTGCACGTCGCCGAAGAATGCGTGGCCTTGGGCATTCCCGTCATTGCTCTGTTTCCCGTCATCAACCCGTCCCTGAAAACTCCCGACGGCATCGAGGCCACCAATCCGCAGGGATTGGTTCCGCGCGCGGTGCGTGAATTGAAGCAGCGCTTTCCGGAACTAGGCATCCTGACTGATGTCGCCCTCGATCCTTACACCAGCCACGGCCAGGATGGCGTGCTGAATGCCGACGGCTATGTACTCAATGATGAAACCTGCGCGATCCTGGTGAAACAGGCACTGGTCCAGGCTGAAGCCGGGGTCGATATCGTTGCGCCGTCTGACATGATGGACGGTCGTATCGGCGCGATCCGTACCGCTCTCGAATCGCATCACCACATCTACACACGCATCATGGCGTACTCGGCCAAATATGCGTCGGCGTTCTACGGACCGTTCCGCGATGCGGTCGGCTCTTCGGCAACGCTGGGCAAAAGCAACAAGAACACCTATCAAATGGATCCGGCCAACAGCGATGAAGCCTTGCATGAAGTCGCGCTCGACCTGGCCGAAGGCGCTGACATGGTGATGGTCAAGCCCGGCATGCCTTATCTCGATATCGTGCGGCGCGTGAAAGACGAATTCAAGGTGCCAACCTTTGCCTACCAGGTCAGCGGCGAATACGCGATGCTCAAGGCCGCGGCGCAAAACGGCTGGCTCGATCACGACAAGACCATGATGGAAGCGATGCTGGCGTTCAAGCGCGCCGGCGCCGATGGCGTGCTGACCTACTTCGCGCTGGACATTGCCCGGCATCTGAAAAAGGGGTGA
- the yihA gene encoding ribosome biogenesis GTP-binding protein YihA/YsxC, translating into MSLLWQARFFTTVNHLRDLPTLQVPEIAFAGRSNAGKSTAINLLCNQKKLAFASKTPGRTQHINYFSIGGAHVAQHRKDETKIDEIRALLVDLPGYGYAEVSGSAKLHWQQLLGDYVRRRQQLAALVLIVDSRRPFTELDVQMVEWFAPTGKPIHCILSKSDKLNRNDATNALRQARTFLASYVDENNQQLPFTAQLFSALNRNGLEEANDRILELAGLTNMDDLDGDADAAGDQEE; encoded by the coding sequence ATGTCCCTACTTTGGCAAGCCCGCTTCTTCACCACGGTCAATCATCTTCGTGACTTGCCAACTTTGCAAGTCCCCGAGATCGCATTCGCCGGCCGCTCCAACGCCGGCAAATCGACCGCCATCAACCTGCTGTGCAACCAGAAGAAATTGGCATTTGCGTCGAAAACCCCTGGCCGTACGCAGCATATTAACTATTTTTCAATTGGCGGCGCGCATGTCGCTCAGCACCGCAAGGATGAAACCAAGATCGACGAAATCCGCGCCCTGCTGGTCGATCTGCCCGGTTACGGCTATGCGGAAGTCTCCGGCTCGGCCAAGTTGCATTGGCAACAATTATTGGGCGATTATGTCCGGCGCCGCCAGCAGCTGGCCGCACTGGTGCTGATCGTCGATTCACGCCGCCCGTTTACCGAGCTTGACGTACAAATGGTCGAATGGTTTGCGCCGACCGGAAAACCGATTCATTGCATTTTAAGCAAGTCAGATAAACTAAATCGCAACGATGCCACCAACGCGCTGCGCCAGGCTCGCACTTTCCTCGCCAGCTACGTCGACGAAAACAATCAGCAGTTGCCGTTTACCGCCCAATTGTTTTCGGCGTTGAATCGCAACGGCCTGGAAGAAGCCAATGACCGCATCCTTGAACTGGCCGGACTAACTAACATGGACGATCTGGATGGCGATGCAGATGCGGCAGGTGATCAGGAAGAGTAA
- a CDS encoding c-type cytochrome, whose protein sequence is MNRAFFPVVKSLLVAVLALSSVAYAADEPKAAPAKADPAKGEALYTNGDAARNITACVSCHGAAGASTITSNPKLGGQHAAYIHKQLTNFQGADRNNPIMSPLAKLLTDDEMKNIAAYLDAQPAKPGAAKDKDTVELGKKIYRAGIAEKSVPACAGCHSPNGAGIPNQFPRIGGQHQDYTVTELTNFRSGVRKNGPMMATISKRMSDDEIKAVADYIAGLK, encoded by the coding sequence ATGAACCGTGCGTTTTTTCCAGTAGTGAAGTCTCTCCTCGTCGCAGTACTGGCCCTTTCCTCTGTTGCTTACGCAGCGGATGAACCGAAAGCCGCTCCTGCCAAAGCCGATCCCGCCAAGGGCGAAGCACTGTATACAAACGGTGACGCCGCTCGCAACATCACGGCTTGCGTGTCTTGCCATGGCGCCGCCGGCGCTTCGACCATTACTTCGAACCCGAAGCTGGGCGGCCAGCACGCCGCCTATATCCACAAGCAATTGACTAATTTCCAGGGTGCGGATCGCAACAATCCGATCATGTCGCCATTGGCCAAATTGCTGACTGACGATGAAATGAAGAATATTGCAGCCTATCTGGATGCGCAGCCCGCCAAGCCGGGAGCCGCGAAAGACAAGGATACGGTGGAACTGGGCAAGAAAATCTATCGTGCCGGCATTGCCGAGAAGAGTGTTCCGGCCTGTGCCGGTTGCCATAGCCCTAACGGTGCTGGCATCCCGAATCAGTTTCCGCGGATCGGCGGACAGCATCAGGACTATACTGTGACGGAATTGACCAATTTCCGCAGCGGAGTACGCAAGAACGGGCCGATGATGGCAACGATCTCCAAGCGCATGTCGGACGATGAAATCAAGGCAGTTGCCGATTACATCGCAGGCCTCAAATAA
- a CDS encoding cytochrome c biogenesis protein ResB: MSTSNNEISTAGIQLKTSRRWLADAVELLSSMRFAISLLTIIAIASVIGTVLKQNEPMPNYVNQFGPFWFEVFGKLGLYAVYSSWWFLLIMTFLVISTSLCIARNAPKMLKDMRSWRENVREQSLRNFHHKAEWTSAVAPALLAQQLQARIAAKGYKTKLVAKDNATLISAKQGAANKWGYIFAHSAIVIICLGGLLDSDLPIRAQQWIYGKTPFNGNGIIAEIPEEHRLGLGNPTFRGNTLIPEGSASSTAIIPQKDGVMIQDLPFTIQLKKFIIDFYSTGMPKLFASEVVIRDNADGHTFPATIKVNQPLIYKGIAVYQSSFEDGGSKLKLTAYPMAGASETSFPLAGEVNGTTPLVNNGNTDYTIEWSGFRPFNVENMAQSGDDLRAVTKKSLNQRLSDDLSNHLGNAAKSANKKDLKNVGPSVQYKLRDKTGQAREFSNYMQSIKVDDAYVFLAGVRDTPDEPFRYLRIPADDDDTVGEWMRLRAALENPELRAAAAHRYAQRAIPESREGIAALRVQLEQSALRGLSLFVGDGKQAGYMAISKFLEQVPPQEQEKAADIFMKILNGSMWDLWQVAREKDGLKEMPADEKHARFLQLSTNALSDASFYNAPVYLQMTGFDEIKASVFQVTRSPGKKVVYLGCLLLVLGVFSMLYVRERRLWVWIRPNQDGSGQSHALMAMSSQRKTLDFEKEFDVLKTQLKQSEA, encoded by the coding sequence ATGAGCACAAGTAATAACGAAATCAGTACCGCAGGCATACAGCTGAAGACTAGCCGTCGTTGGCTGGCCGATGCGGTTGAACTGTTGTCATCGATGCGTTTTGCCATCAGCTTGCTGACGATTATCGCCATCGCTTCGGTGATCGGTACCGTGCTCAAGCAGAATGAGCCGATGCCTAACTACGTCAACCAGTTCGGTCCATTCTGGTTTGAGGTTTTCGGCAAGCTGGGGTTGTACGCGGTGTATTCGTCATGGTGGTTCCTGCTGATCATGACTTTCCTGGTGATTTCCACTTCCTTATGCATCGCCCGCAATGCGCCGAAGATGCTGAAGGACATGCGTAGCTGGCGCGAGAATGTCCGTGAACAATCGCTGCGCAATTTCCACCATAAGGCGGAGTGGACATCGGCAGTCGCGCCCGCCTTGCTGGCGCAGCAGCTACAGGCGCGGATCGCCGCCAAGGGCTACAAGACCAAGCTGGTGGCGAAGGACAACGCGACACTGATCAGCGCCAAGCAGGGCGCAGCCAACAAATGGGGTTATATCTTCGCTCACAGTGCGATCGTTATCATCTGCCTGGGCGGGCTGCTGGATTCCGATTTGCCGATCCGTGCGCAGCAGTGGATCTATGGCAAGACGCCGTTCAACGGTAACGGCATCATCGCCGAGATCCCGGAAGAACATCGTCTCGGCCTTGGCAACCCGACCTTCCGCGGCAATACGTTGATTCCGGAAGGCTCAGCGAGCAGCACCGCCATCATTCCGCAGAAGGATGGCGTGATGATCCAGGATCTGCCATTCACGATCCAGCTGAAAAAATTCATTATCGATTTCTACAGCACCGGCATGCCCAAGCTGTTCGCCAGCGAAGTCGTGATCCGCGATAACGCCGATGGCCATACTTTTCCTGCGACAATCAAGGTCAACCAGCCATTGATTTACAAGGGAATTGCCGTCTATCAATCCAGTTTCGAGGACGGAGGCAGCAAGCTCAAACTGACCGCTTACCCGATGGCCGGCGCCAGCGAGACCAGCTTTCCGCTGGCCGGCGAAGTCAACGGCACGACGCCGTTAGTCAACAACGGCAATACCGACTATACGATTGAATGGTCTGGTTTCCGGCCGTTTAACGTGGAAAATATGGCGCAATCGGGTGACGATTTGCGCGCGGTGACCAAGAAGAGCCTCAACCAGCGCCTTAGCGACGATTTGAGCAATCATCTGGGCAACGCGGCGAAAAGCGCCAACAAGAAGGATCTGAAAAACGTCGGCCCTAGCGTGCAGTACAAATTGCGCGACAAGACCGGACAGGCGCGCGAGTTCAGTAACTATATGCAATCCATCAAGGTGGACGATGCCTATGTGTTCCTGGCGGGTGTGCGCGATACGCCGGACGAACCCTTCCGTTATTTGCGCATTCCTGCGGACGATGACGATACGGTCGGCGAGTGGATGCGTTTGCGGGCTGCACTGGAGAATCCGGAGTTGCGCGCGGCCGCTGCACATCGCTATGCCCAGCGTGCCATTCCTGAGAGCCGTGAAGGTATTGCGGCCTTGCGCGTGCAGCTGGAGCAGTCGGCGCTGCGCGGCCTGTCGTTGTTTGTCGGCGATGGCAAGCAAGCCGGCTACATGGCCATTTCCAAATTCCTGGAGCAGGTGCCGCCGCAGGAGCAGGAGAAGGCCGCGGATATTTTCATGAAGATCCTGAACGGCAGCATGTGGGATCTGTGGCAAGTCGCACGCGAGAAAGATGGTTTGAAGGAAATGCCGGCGGATGAAAAGCATGCGCGCTTCCTGCAACTGAGCACCAATGCGCTGTCGGATGCAAGCTTCTATAATGCGCCTGTATATCTCCAGATGACCGGCTTTGATGAAATCAAGGCATCGGTGTTCCAGGTAACCCGTTCGCCGGGCAAGAAGGTGGTGTACCTGGGTTGTCTGTTGCTGGTACTGGGCGTGTTTTCGATGTTGTATGTGCGCGAACGTCGGTTGTGGGTCTGGATTCGTCCAAATCAGGACGGCAGCGGCCAGTCGCACGCGTTGATGGCAATGAGCTCACAGCGCAAGACGCTGGATTTCGAAAAAGAATTTGACGTGTTGAAAACGCAATTAAAGCAGTCGGAAGCTTGA
- the ccsB gene encoding c-type cytochrome biogenesis protein CcsB has product MELTQTYAPPASFIKRLSVIDWLFAIALVAASLFALNRYGSHMDYYEKAVLVLAAPTFAWLGWHWKSVRWLMALLAVLSLSAIAMYGGVLDMANQKFILKYMLSSQSAILWMSTLFFLSTLFFWGGLITRSDFGASIGSKLCWAAVVMGFTGMLVRWYESYLIGADIGHIPISNLYEVFVLFSLITALFYLYYEQHYRTRQLGAFVLLVISAAVGFLLWYMVSRDAAEIQPLVPALQSWWMKIHVPANFIGYGTFALSAMVAVAYLLKSHGYLVDRLPALEVLDDVMYKAIAVGFTFFTIATILGALWAAEAWGGYWSWDPKETWALIVWLNYAAWLHMRLMKGLRGQVAAWWALIGLLVTTFAFLGVNMFLSGLHSYGEL; this is encoded by the coding sequence ATGGAACTGACGCAAACGTATGCCCCGCCCGCTAGCTTTATCAAGCGCTTGTCGGTAATCGACTGGCTGTTCGCCATTGCGCTGGTGGCGGCCTCGCTGTTCGCGTTGAACCGTTACGGTAGCCACATGGATTACTACGAGAAAGCGGTGCTGGTGCTGGCCGCACCGACTTTCGCCTGGCTCGGCTGGCACTGGAAATCGGTGCGCTGGCTGATGGCGCTGCTGGCGGTGTTGTCGTTGTCGGCGATTGCGATGTACGGTGGCGTGCTCGACATGGCCAACCAGAAATTCATCCTCAAATACATGCTCTCCAGCCAGTCGGCGATCTTGTGGATGAGCACGCTGTTTTTCCTGTCGACCCTGTTTTTCTGGGGCGGCCTGATCACACGTTCCGATTTCGGCGCTTCGATCGGCTCCAAGCTGTGCTGGGCCGCGGTCGTGATGGGATTCACCGGCATGCTGGTGCGCTGGTATGAATCGTACCTGATCGGTGCTGACATCGGCCACATCCCGATTTCCAACCTGTATGAAGTGTTCGTGCTGTTCAGCCTGATTACGGCCTTGTTTTATTTGTACTACGAGCAGCACTACCGCACCCGCCAACTGGGCGCCTTTGTTCTGCTGGTGATCTCGGCCGCGGTCGGTTTCCTGCTGTGGTACATGGTGTCGCGCGACGCCGCCGAAATCCAGCCGCTGGTGCCGGCGTTGCAGAGCTGGTGGATGAAGATCCACGTGCCGGCCAACTTCATCGGCTATGGCACGTTTGCATTGTCGGCGATGGTGGCGGTGGCGTACCTGTTGAAATCGCATGGCTACCTGGTTGACCGCTTGCCGGCGCTGGAAGTGCTGGATGATGTGATGTACAAGGCGATTGCCGTGGGCTTTACCTTCTTCACCATCGCTACCATTCTCGGCGCCTTGTGGGCGGCGGAAGCATGGGGCGGCTACTGGTCATGGGATCCGAAGGAAACCTGGGCGTTGATCGTCTGGCTCAACTACGCCGCATGGCTGCACATGCGCTTGATGAAGGGGTTACGCGGCCAAGTTGCCGCATGGTGGGCGCTGATCGGCTTGCTGGTGACCACATTCGCTTTCCTGGGCGTGAACATGTTCCTGTCCGGCCTGCATTCATATGGAGAGTTGTAA
- a CDS encoding HAD family hydrolase, whose amino-acid sequence MVKAMRENLTPVDLVIFDCDGTLVDSETVATDVMIEYLAELGTQLSFDEALSRFKGGRMADCVVELEAMRGQPLPGDFTKILRERIAHNLHQRLQPIEGALELVQSLRVPFCLASNGPLKQIELSLGITGLLPYFEGRIYSAYEVGSWKPAPDLFLHAAGKMGVEPSRCAVVEDSIPGVQAGVAAGMLVFALQPEQVEPNLPKQAKVISRLAELHDHIDLAG is encoded by the coding sequence ATGGTAAAGGCAATGCGGGAAAACCTGACGCCAGTCGATCTGGTGATTTTCGATTGCGACGGCACGCTGGTGGATAGTGAGACCGTCGCTACCGACGTGATGATTGAGTACCTTGCTGAATTGGGGACACAGTTGTCGTTTGACGAGGCCTTGAGCCGTTTCAAGGGCGGCCGGATGGCCGACTGCGTGGTGGAGCTTGAAGCAATGCGCGGCCAGCCATTGCCGGGCGATTTCACCAAGATATTGCGTGAGCGTATCGCGCATAACTTGCATCAGCGCCTGCAGCCGATCGAAGGTGCGCTGGAACTGGTGCAGTCGCTGCGCGTACCGTTTTGCCTGGCGTCGAACGGCCCATTGAAGCAGATCGAACTATCGCTTGGCATCACGGGTCTGCTGCCTTATTTCGAAGGCCGTATTTATAGCGCTTACGAAGTCGGCTCCTGGAAGCCGGCGCCGGACCTGTTCCTGCATGCAGCCGGCAAGATGGGTGTCGAACCATCCCGCTGTGCCGTGGTCGAAGACAGTATCCCTGGCGTGCAGGCCGGCGTGGCTGCTGGTATGCTGGTGTTCGCATTGCAGCCGGAACAGGTCGAGCCGAATCTTCCCAAACAGGCCAAAGTGATTTCCCGACTGGCAGAGTTGCACGATCACATTGATCTCGCCGGATAA